One Brassica napus cultivar Da-Ae chromosome A1, Da-Ae, whole genome shotgun sequence genomic region harbors:
- the LOC106360876 gene encoding uncharacterized protein LOC106360876, translating to MSLGNGQLASFWYDNWSPLGHLINHIGPLGPRALRIRSNAVVADAIVNSTWSLPHPRSAQEVELHAHLTTIPLPLHTDIDDTYECVAGDSPGCGFIASTTWEVLRPRDQVKDWVDVVWFKGSVPKHAFTMWTATWDRLPTRERLAAWGMPIATTCPLCARGNETRDHLLLSCEYSLQVWREVFIRCTAPSTMFTTWSELLSWIRAAGSKELKLLRKVATQAFVFHIWKQRNNLVHNQLSIPSSSVFAGLDREVRNIISDKRKRKTFSNLMSLWLR from the coding sequence ATGAGTTTGGGAAATGGTCAACTGGCGAGTTTCTGGTATGACAATTGGTCCCCATTGGGTCATCTGATTAACCATATTGGTCCGTTGGGACCAAGAGCTCTGAGAATAAGGAGTAATGCAGTGGTAGCTGATGCCATAGTCAACTCCACATGGTCGCTCCCACACCCACGTTCAGCGCAGGAAGTCGAGCTACACGCTCACCTAACCACTATCCCTCTTCCCTTACATACTGATATTGATGATACTTATGAATGTGTTGCAGGTGACTCTCCGGGGTGTGGCTTTATCGCCTCCACTACATGGGAAGTCTTGCGGCCTCGAGATCAAGTTAAAGACTGGGTGGATGTTGTCTGGTTCAAGGGGTCAGTACCCAAACATGCCTTTACGATGTGGACTGCAACCTGGGACAGGTTGCCAACGAGAGAGAGACTTGCTGCTTGGGGAATGCCGATTGCTACTACTTGCCCCCTTTGCGCAAGGGGTAATGAAACAAGGGATCATCTGCTGCTGTCTTGTGAGTATAGCCTACAAGTATGGAGGGAGGTGTTCATCAGGTGCACGGCTCCGTCGACCATGTTTACAACTTGGTCGGAGCTCTTGTCTTGGATTAGAGCGGCAGGATCAAAGGAGTTGAAGCTACTGCGTAAAGTGGCTACACAAGCCTTCGTTTTTCACATTTGGAAGCAAAGAAATAATCTGGTCCATAATCAGTTATCCATTCCTTCTTCATCAGTCTTTGCTGGACTTGATAGGGAAGTGCGAAACATTATTTCTGACAAGAGGAAGCGTAAAACGTTTAGTAATCTCATGTCTCTTTGGTTGAGATAG
- the LOC106376253 gene encoding uncharacterized protein LOC106376253, which yields MEILKKVYALYPTRGLKCDGCNLGENYYGDGYRCFRSGIFFHKECANSSLEICNLYHPQHSLKIKVCAKNNNVQEECKVCRINLPKMYYYCSICDFAIDLICVKKEVKKEIGDSKIHEHPLSLVPEMVSFTCHLCQVLDDRFPFVCNLCDLSFHQYCAESISEINYSCHPQHPLKRYTRVPSRTGGKCCLCGNKLHNVFYHCSVCNFSVDINCVKKPPPFSLHHPKAHEHPIILMPQRSFVCNACGMDDDPNPYVCPQCNFMIHRNCVDKPQVIKINHHDHRIYYNHYLDSDDWECGVCQKEMKWTCGAYSCLKCQDFAVHLRCATKFGIWDGIELEGISETNIELKSYEVVEEGLIKHSGHQNHVLKLKEESDGDDEGIVCEACVYPVFCGPFYSCTECDNYILHQKCAHLPKKKIDSFYKMEITLFPCDKMETILGLCEVCQHFFQGFRYTTKDDITLDMRCGSISEPFFHESHPHHPLYIDFSGNKTCKACGDEATFILSCQECGYFLDIKCPFLPNKVKHKYDKNHFLFLCYGKDTSDQYLCEICEEELNSEKWFYRCDECCITFHIKCTLGDLISLKQIVDAEPIKLEVIRNIHMTRLVCDVCHSRCHFPYMLKCSSPLGVDTLCSLQCFRQKYFHKMTPLYELSIDY from the coding sequence ATGGAAATACTTAAGAAAGTTTATGCATTATATCCAACTCGCGGGCTAAAATGCGATGGTTGCAATCTTGGTGAAAACTACTATGGTGATGGTTATCGTTGTTTTCGTTCTGGAATCTTCTTTCACAAAGAGTGTGCTAATTCTAGCCTAGAGATTTGCAACCTCTATCATCCACAACATTCTTTGAAAATTAAGGTATGTGCAAAGAACAATAATGTGCAAGAAGAATGCAAAGTTTGTAGAATTAATTTGCCAAAAATGTATTATTATTGTTCTATATGTGATTTTGCCATCGATTTGATATGtgtaaaaaaagaagttaagaaagagattggagattcaAAGATCCATGAGCATCCATTATCCCTTGTTCCTGAGATGGTTAGCTTTACTTGTCATCTATGTCAAGTACTTGATGACCGGTTTCCTTTTGTATGTAATTTATGTGATTTGAGTTTTCACCAATATTGTGCCGAATCCATATCAGAGATCAACTATTCTTGCCATCCTCAACACCCTCTCAAGCGTTACACGCGTGTTCCAAGTCGCACTGGTGGAAAATGTTGCTTGTGTGGGAACAAGCTTCATAACGTCTTTTATCATTGTTCAGTTTGCAACTTCAGCGTGGATATCAACTGTGTAAAGAAACCACCTCCTTTCAGTCTTCACCACCCTAAAGCTCATGAGCATCCAATCATTCTTATGCCGCAAAGAAGTTTTGTTTGTAATGCTTGTGGGATGGATGATGACCCAAATCCTTATGTATGTCCTCAATGCAATTTCATGATCCATAGAAATTGTGTTGATAAACCACAAGTCATAAAGATCAATCATCATGACCACCGCATTTATTACAATCATTATCTTGATTCTGATGATTGGGAATGTGGAGTGTGTCAAAAAGAGATGAAATGGACGTGCGGAGCTTATTCTTGTCTGAAGTGTCAAGATTTTGCAGTTCATCTAAGATGTGCCACAAAGTTCGGGATTTGGGATGGGATTGAGCTTGAAGGTATATCAGAAACTAATATCGAGCTCAAGTCATACGAAGTGGTTGAAGAGGGACTTATAAAGCATTCCGGTCACCAAAACCATGTTTTGAAGCTCAAAGAAGAaagtgatggtgatgatgaaggCATAGTTTGTGAAGCATGTGTATATCCTGTATTTTGTGGCCCATTCTACAGTTGCACAGAGTGTGATAATTATATTCTTCATCAGAAATGTGCCCatctcccaaaaaaaaaaatagattccTTCTACAAGATGGAGATTACTCTATTCCCATGTGACAAAATGGAAACAATATTAGGGCTTTGTGAAGTTTGTCAACACTTCTTTCAGGGTTTTCGGTACACAACTAAGGATGATATAACCCTTGATATGCGATGTGGTTCTATATCCGAACCTTTCTTTCATGAAAGCCATCCTCATCATCCGTTGTACATCGACTTTTCAGGCAATAAAACTTGTAAGGCTTGTGGAGATGAGGCAACTTTCATTTTGAGCTGCCAGGAGTGCGGATATTTTTTGGACATTAAGTGTCCTTTCTTACCAAATAAGGTGAAACACAAATATGATAAGAATCATTTTCTGTTTCTATGCTACGGAAAAGACACGAGTGACCAATACTTATGTGAAATTTGTGAGGAAGAACTAAATTCAGAGAAATGGTTCTATAGATGTGATGAGTGTTGTATTACATTTCATATCAAATGTACACTCGGAGACTTAATTAGTCTAAAGCAAATAGTTGATGCTGAACCAATCAAATTGGAGGTGATACGCAACATTCATATGACCAGGTTAGTTTGTGATGTATGTCATTCTCGCTGCCACTTTCCCTACATGTTGAAGTGTTCTTCTCCTTTAGGCGTGGACACTCTTTGTTCTTTACAATGTTTTCGGCAAAAATACTTCCACAAAATGACTCCATTATATGAATTGTcaatagattattaa
- the LOC106376242 gene encoding uncharacterized protein LOC106376242 — translation MAQKDRNTRMAQRAFEMVDKVYGRSPKISPPVLYVPRDESAAHFNQNSYEYGGPQVYTVKEGTNTTSCRRVIYQYSKESTTKEPVVSLPTEHIQYFGGVRPHIGHANRFETPKGRAISCDEAVQLYGGVLLKEYYRK, via the coding sequence ATGGCTCAAAAGGATAGGAATACAAGGATGGCTCAAAGGGCTTTTGAAATGGTCGATAAGGTGTACGGTAGGTCCCCGAAAATAAGCCCTCCAGTACTGTATGTTCCTAGAGACGAGTCTGCTGCCCATTTTAACCAAAATTCTTACGAATATGGTGGTCCACAAGTTTATACCGTAAAAGAGGGAACTAATACGACAAGTTGCCGCCGAGTCATTTATCAGTATTCAAAGGAGTCAACCACAAAGGAACCGGTTGTTTCTCTCCCCACGGAACATATTCAATACTTCGGTGGTGTCCGTCCTCATATAGGCCATGCAAACAGGTTTGAGACTCCTAAAGGACGGGCTATTAGCTGCGACGAGGCCGTCCAACTCTATGGAGGGGTTCTTCTAAAGGAATATTATCGTAAATAA